A DNA window from Bos indicus x Bos taurus breed Angus x Brahman F1 hybrid chromosome 16, Bos_hybrid_MaternalHap_v2.0, whole genome shotgun sequence contains the following coding sequences:
- the SMG7 gene encoding protein SMG7 isoform X1: protein MRNWMFLQIVIVGENVSFKSQMRTGNLKSEEHLKSSNIRQAEVLKADMTDSKLGPAEVWTSRQALQDLYQKMLVTDLEYALDKKVEQDLWNHAFKNQITTLQGQAKNRANPNRSEVQANLSLFLEAASGFYTQLLQELCTVFNVDLPCRVKSSQLGIISNKQTHTSAIVKPQSSSCSYICQHCLVHLGDIARYRNQTSQAESYYRHAAQLVPSNGQPYNQLAILASSKGDHLTTIFYYCRSIAVKFPFPAASTNLQKALSKALESRDEVKTKWGVSDFIKAFIKFHGHVYLSKSLEKLSPLREKLEEQFKRLLFQKAFNSQQLVHVTVINLFQLHHLRDFSNETEQHSYSQDEQLCWTQLLALFMSFLGILCKCPLQNKSQEESYNAYPLPAVKVSMDWLRLRPRVFQEAVVDERQYIWPWLISLLNSFHPHEEDLSSTNATPLPEEFELQGFLALRPSFRNLDFSKGHQGITGDKEGQQRQIRQQRLISIGKWIADNQPRLIQCENEVGKLLFITEIPELILEDPSEAKENLILQDTTIIESLAADGNPGLKSVLSTGRNLSNNCDPGEKPVVTFKENMKPREVSRDQGRSFPPKEVRRDYSKGVAVTENDGKKDNNKRKTETKKCTLEKLQETGKQSVAVQVKSQTELRKTPVSEARKTPVTQTPSQASNSQFIPIHHPGAFPPLPSRPGFPPPTYVIPPPVAFSMGSGYTFPAGVSVPGTFLQPTAHSPPGNQVQAGKQSHIPYSQQRPSGPGPVTQGPQQPQPPSQQPLPPLPAPPAAQTAGQLQVQALAQQQQSPTKAVPALGKSPPHHSGFQQYQQADASKQLWNPPQVQGPLGKIMPVKQPYYLQTQDPIKLFEPSLQPPVRQQQPLEKTMKPFPMEPYNHNPSEVKIPEFYWDSSYSAADNRAVMAQQASVDRRGKRSPGVFRPEQDPVPRMPFEDPKGSPLLPPDLLKSLAALEEEEELIFSNPPDLYPALLGPLASLPGRSLFKSLLEKPSELMSHSSSFLSLTGFSLNQERYPNNSVFNEVYGKNLTTSSKAELNPSVAPQETSLYSLFEGTPWSPSLPASSDHSTPASQSPHSSNPSSLPSSPPTHNHNSVPFSNFGPIGTPDNRDRRTADRWKTDKPAMGGFGIDYLSATSSSESSWHQASTPSGSWTGHGPSMEDSSAVLMESLKSIWSSSMMHPGPSALEQLLMQQKQKQQRGQGAMNPPH, encoded by the exons CTGGAATCATGCCTTTAAGAATCAGATCACAACACTACAAGGCCAGGCAAAGAATCGAGCAAACCCGAATCGGAGTGAAGTTCAGGcaaacctttctctgttcctaGAGGCAGCTAGTGGCTTCTATACTCAG TTATTACAAGAACTGTGTACAGTGTTTAATGTAGATTTACCATGCCGTGTGAAGTCTTCCCAGTTGGGAATTATCAGCAATAAACAGACGCATACCAGCGCCATAGTGAAGCCACAGTCTAGCTCCTGTTCCTATATCTGCCAGCACTGCCTCGTTCACCTTGGAGACATTG cTCGATACAGAAACCAGACCAGCCAGGCAGAGTCCTACTATAGGCATGCGGCTCAGCTTGTCCCCTCTAATG GTCAGCCTTACAATCAGTTGGCTATCTTAGCTTCTTCCAAAGGAGACCATCTGACTACAATTTTCTACTACTGCAGAAGCATTGCTGTGAAATTCCCTTTCCCAGCTGCCTCTACTAATCTACAAAAAGCACTTTCTAAAGCACTGGAAAG ccGGGATGAGGTGAAAACCAAATGGGGTGTTTCTGACTTCATCAAGGCCTTTATTAAATTCCACGGTCATGTGTACCTGAGTAAGAGCTTGGAAAAGTTGAGCCCTCTTCGAGAGAAGTTGGAAGAACAGTTTAag AGGCTGCTATTCCAGAAAGCTTTCAACTCTCAGCAGTTAGTTCACGTCACTGTCATTAACCTGTTTCAACTTCATCATCTTCGTGACTTTAGCAACGAAACGGAGCAGCATAGTTATAGCCAAGATGAGCAGCTGTGTTGGACACAGTTGCTGGCCCTCTTTA tgtCTTTTCTTGGCATCCTGTGCAAGTGTCCTCTCCAGAACAAGTCTCAGGAGGAATCCTACAATGCCTATCCCCTACCTGCCGTCAAGGTGTCCATGGACTGGCTGAGACTCAGACCCAGGGTGTTTCAGGAAGCAGTGGTGGATGAAAGACAGTA CATTTGGCCGTGGCTAATTTCTCTTCTGAACAGTTTCCATCCCCATGAAGAAGATCTTTCAAGTACTAATG CAACACCACTTCCAGAGGAGTTTGAGTTACAAGGATTCTTGGCTTTGAGACCTTCTTTCAG GAACTTGGATTTTTCCAAAGGTCACCAGGGTATTACAGGAGACAAAGAGGGTCAGCAACGACAAATACGACAGCAGCGTTTGATCTCTATAGGCAAATGGATTGCAGATAATCAGCCAAG gcTGATTCAGTGTGAAAATGAGGTAGGGAAATTGTTGTTTATCACAGAAATCCCAGAGTTAATACTGGAAGACCCCAGTGAAGCCAAAGAGAACCTCATTCTGCAAGACACAACCATCATAGAGTCCCTGGCAGCTGACGGGAACCCAGGACTGAAATCAGTGCTATCTACAGGCCGGAATCTAAGCAACAACTGCGACCCAGGAGAGAAACCAGTGGTCACCTTCAAAGAGAACATGAAGCCACGAGAAGTGAGCAGAGACCAAGGAAGAAGTTTTCCTCCCAAAGAGGTGAGAAGGGACTATAGCAAAGGAGTAGCTGTAACTGAGAATGATGGAAAGAAGGACAACaacaagaggaaaacagaaaccaaGAAATGCACCTTAGAAAAGTTACAGGAAACAGGAAAGCAGAGTGTGGCAGTGCAG GTAAAATCTCAGACAGAGTTAAGAAAGACTCCAGTGTCTGAAGCCAGGAAAACACCTGTAACTCAAACCCCAAGTCAAGCAAGTAACTCCCAGTTCATCCCCATTCATCACCCTGGAgccttccctcctcttcccagcCGGCCAG GGTTCCCGCCCCCAACATATGTTATCCCCCCTCCTGTGGCATTTTCTATGGGCTCAGGTTACACCTTCCCAGCTGGTGTTTCTGTCCCAGGAACCTTTCTTCAGCCTACAGCTCACTCTCCACCAGGAAACCAGGTGCAAGCTGGGAAACAGTCCCACATTCCTTACAGCCAGCAACGGCCCTCCGGACCAGGGCCAGTGACCCAGGGACCTCAGCAGCCTCAGCCACCTTCCCAGcagcccctcccacctctgccAGCTCCGCCAGCAGCACAGACTGCAGGCCAGCTGCAGGTTCAAGCTCTAGCTCAGCAGCAACAGTCCCCTACAAAAGCTGTGCCGGCTTTGGGGAAAAGTCCTCCTCACCACTCTGGATTCCAGCAG TATCAACAGGCAGATGCCTCCAAACAGCTGTGGAATCCCCCTCAGGTTCAAGGCCCATTAGGGAAAATCATGCCTGTGAAACAGCCCTACTACCTTCAAACCCAAGACCCCATAAAACTGTTTGAGCCGTCGTTGCAACCTCCTGTAAGGCAGCAGCAGCCTCTAGAGAAAACAATGAAGCCTTTCCCCATGGAGCCATATAACCATAACCCCTCAGAAGTCAAGATCCCGGAGTTCTACTGGGATTCTTCCTACAGCGCTGCTGATAACAGAGCTGTGATGGCACAGCAAGCCAGTGTGGACCGCAGGGGCAAACGGTCCCCGGGAGTCTTCCGTCCAGAGCAGGACCCTGTGCCCAGGATGCCATTTGAG GACCCCAAAGGCTCCCCTCTGCTTCCTCCGGACCTGTTAAAGAGTCTGGCTGCcttggaggaagaggaagagctgATTTTTTCTAACCCTCCTGATCTTTACCCAGCTCTGCTGGGGCCTCTCGCCTCTCTTCCTGGACGAAGCCTCTTT AAATCCTTACTGGAGAAGCCCTCAGAGCTCATGTCACATTCATcctctttcctgtccctcaccggATTCTCCCTCAATCAG GAGCGATACCCAAATAACAGTGTGTTCAATGAGGTATACGGGAAGAACCTGACAACCAGCTCCAAAGCAGAACTTAATCCCTCAGTGGCTCCCCAGGAAACCTCACTGTACTCGCTTTTTGAAGGGACTCCATGGTCTCCATCTCTTCCTGCCAGTTCAG ATCATTCAACACCAGCCAGCCAATCTCCTCATTCCTCCAACCCaagcagcctgccaagctcccctcCAACACACAACCACAATTCTGTCCCATTCTCCAATTTTGGACCCATTGGGACTCCAGATAACAGGGATAGGAGAACTGCAGACCGGTGGAAAACTGATAAGCCAG CCATGGGTGGGTTTGGCATCGATTATCTCTCAGCAACATCATCCTCTGAGAGCAGTTGGCATCAGGCCAGCACTCCAAGTGGCTCCTGGACAGGCCATGGCCCATCCATGGAGGATTCCTCTGCTGTCCTCATGGAAAGCCTAAAG TCTATCTGGTCCAGTTCCATGATGCATCCTGGACCTTCCGCTTTGGAGCAGCTGTTAATGCAGCAGAAGCAGAAACAGCAGCGGGGCCAAGGCGCCATGAACCCTCCACACTGA
- the SMG7 gene encoding protein SMG7 isoform X11 encodes MSLQSAQYLRQAEVLKADMTDSKLGPAEVWTSRQALQDLYQKMLVTDLEYALDKKVEQDLWNHAFKNQITTLQGQAKNRANPNRSEVQANLSLFLEAASGFYTQLLQELCTVFNVDLPCRVKSSQLGIISNKQTHTSAIVKPQSSSCSYICQHCLVHLGDIARYRNQTSQAESYYRHAAQLVPSNGQPYNQLAILASSKGDHLTTIFYYCRSIAVKFPFPAASTNLQKALSKALESRDEVKTKWGVSDFIKAFIKFHGHVYLSKSLEKLSPLREKLEEQFKRLLFQKAFNSQQLVHVTVINLFQLHHLRDFSNETEQHSYSQDEQLCWTQLLALFMSFLGILCKCPLQNKSQEESYNAYPLPAVKVSMDWLRLRPRVFQEAVVDERQYIWPWLISLLNSFHPHEEDLSSTNATPLPEEFELQGFLALRPSFRNLDFSKGHQGITGDKEGQQRQIRQQRLISIGKWIADNQPRLIQCENEVGKLLFITEIPELILEDPSEAKENLILQDTTIIESLAADGNPGLKSVLSTGRNLSNNCDPGEKPVVTFKENMKPREVSRDQGRSFPPKEVKSQTELRKTPVSEARKTPVTQTPSQASNSQFIPIHHPGAFPPLPSRPGFPPPTYVIPPPVAFSMGSGYTFPAGVSVPGTFLQPTAHSPPGNQVQAGKQSHIPYSQQRPSGPGPVTQGPQQPQPPSQQPLPPLPAPPAAQTAGQLQVQALAQQQQSPTKAVPALGKSPPHHSGFQQYQQADASKQLWNPPQVQGPLGKIMPVKQPYYLQTQDPIKLFEPSLQPPVRQQQPLEKTMKPFPMEPYNHNPSEVKIPEFYWDSSYSAADNRAVMAQQASVDRRGKRSPGVFRPEQDPVPRMPFEKSLLEKPSELMSHSSSFLSLTGFSLNQERYPNNSVFNEVYGKNLTTSSKAELNPSVAPQETSLYSLFEGTPWSPSLPASSDHSTPASQSPHSSNPSSLPSSPPTHNHNSVPFSNFGPIGTPDNRDRRTADRWKTDKPAMGGFGIDYLSATSSSESSWHQASTPSGSWTGHGPSMEDSSAVLMESLKSIWSSSMMHPGPSALEQLLMQQKQKQQRGQGAMNPPH; translated from the exons CTGGAATCATGCCTTTAAGAATCAGATCACAACACTACAAGGCCAGGCAAAGAATCGAGCAAACCCGAATCGGAGTGAAGTTCAGGcaaacctttctctgttcctaGAGGCAGCTAGTGGCTTCTATACTCAG TTATTACAAGAACTGTGTACAGTGTTTAATGTAGATTTACCATGCCGTGTGAAGTCTTCCCAGTTGGGAATTATCAGCAATAAACAGACGCATACCAGCGCCATAGTGAAGCCACAGTCTAGCTCCTGTTCCTATATCTGCCAGCACTGCCTCGTTCACCTTGGAGACATTG cTCGATACAGAAACCAGACCAGCCAGGCAGAGTCCTACTATAGGCATGCGGCTCAGCTTGTCCCCTCTAATG GTCAGCCTTACAATCAGTTGGCTATCTTAGCTTCTTCCAAAGGAGACCATCTGACTACAATTTTCTACTACTGCAGAAGCATTGCTGTGAAATTCCCTTTCCCAGCTGCCTCTACTAATCTACAAAAAGCACTTTCTAAAGCACTGGAAAG ccGGGATGAGGTGAAAACCAAATGGGGTGTTTCTGACTTCATCAAGGCCTTTATTAAATTCCACGGTCATGTGTACCTGAGTAAGAGCTTGGAAAAGTTGAGCCCTCTTCGAGAGAAGTTGGAAGAACAGTTTAag AGGCTGCTATTCCAGAAAGCTTTCAACTCTCAGCAGTTAGTTCACGTCACTGTCATTAACCTGTTTCAACTTCATCATCTTCGTGACTTTAGCAACGAAACGGAGCAGCATAGTTATAGCCAAGATGAGCAGCTGTGTTGGACACAGTTGCTGGCCCTCTTTA tgtCTTTTCTTGGCATCCTGTGCAAGTGTCCTCTCCAGAACAAGTCTCAGGAGGAATCCTACAATGCCTATCCCCTACCTGCCGTCAAGGTGTCCATGGACTGGCTGAGACTCAGACCCAGGGTGTTTCAGGAAGCAGTGGTGGATGAAAGACAGTA CATTTGGCCGTGGCTAATTTCTCTTCTGAACAGTTTCCATCCCCATGAAGAAGATCTTTCAAGTACTAATG CAACACCACTTCCAGAGGAGTTTGAGTTACAAGGATTCTTGGCTTTGAGACCTTCTTTCAG GAACTTGGATTTTTCCAAAGGTCACCAGGGTATTACAGGAGACAAAGAGGGTCAGCAACGACAAATACGACAGCAGCGTTTGATCTCTATAGGCAAATGGATTGCAGATAATCAGCCAAG gcTGATTCAGTGTGAAAATGAGGTAGGGAAATTGTTGTTTATCACAGAAATCCCAGAGTTAATACTGGAAGACCCCAGTGAAGCCAAAGAGAACCTCATTCTGCAAGACACAACCATCATAGAGTCCCTGGCAGCTGACGGGAACCCAGGACTGAAATCAGTGCTATCTACAGGCCGGAATCTAAGCAACAACTGCGACCCAGGAGAGAAACCAGTGGTCACCTTCAAAGAGAACATGAAGCCACGAGAAGTGAGCAGAGACCAAGGAAGAAGTTTTCCTCCCAAAGAG GTAAAATCTCAGACAGAGTTAAGAAAGACTCCAGTGTCTGAAGCCAGGAAAACACCTGTAACTCAAACCCCAAGTCAAGCAAGTAACTCCCAGTTCATCCCCATTCATCACCCTGGAgccttccctcctcttcccagcCGGCCAG GGTTCCCGCCCCCAACATATGTTATCCCCCCTCCTGTGGCATTTTCTATGGGCTCAGGTTACACCTTCCCAGCTGGTGTTTCTGTCCCAGGAACCTTTCTTCAGCCTACAGCTCACTCTCCACCAGGAAACCAGGTGCAAGCTGGGAAACAGTCCCACATTCCTTACAGCCAGCAACGGCCCTCCGGACCAGGGCCAGTGACCCAGGGACCTCAGCAGCCTCAGCCACCTTCCCAGcagcccctcccacctctgccAGCTCCGCCAGCAGCACAGACTGCAGGCCAGCTGCAGGTTCAAGCTCTAGCTCAGCAGCAACAGTCCCCTACAAAAGCTGTGCCGGCTTTGGGGAAAAGTCCTCCTCACCACTCTGGATTCCAGCAG TATCAACAGGCAGATGCCTCCAAACAGCTGTGGAATCCCCCTCAGGTTCAAGGCCCATTAGGGAAAATCATGCCTGTGAAACAGCCCTACTACCTTCAAACCCAAGACCCCATAAAACTGTTTGAGCCGTCGTTGCAACCTCCTGTAAGGCAGCAGCAGCCTCTAGAGAAAACAATGAAGCCTTTCCCCATGGAGCCATATAACCATAACCCCTCAGAAGTCAAGATCCCGGAGTTCTACTGGGATTCTTCCTACAGCGCTGCTGATAACAGAGCTGTGATGGCACAGCAAGCCAGTGTGGACCGCAGGGGCAAACGGTCCCCGGGAGTCTTCCGTCCAGAGCAGGACCCTGTGCCCAGGATGCCATTTGAG AAATCCTTACTGGAGAAGCCCTCAGAGCTCATGTCACATTCATcctctttcctgtccctcaccggATTCTCCCTCAATCAG GAGCGATACCCAAATAACAGTGTGTTCAATGAGGTATACGGGAAGAACCTGACAACCAGCTCCAAAGCAGAACTTAATCCCTCAGTGGCTCCCCAGGAAACCTCACTGTACTCGCTTTTTGAAGGGACTCCATGGTCTCCATCTCTTCCTGCCAGTTCAG ATCATTCAACACCAGCCAGCCAATCTCCTCATTCCTCCAACCCaagcagcctgccaagctcccctcCAACACACAACCACAATTCTGTCCCATTCTCCAATTTTGGACCCATTGGGACTCCAGATAACAGGGATAGGAGAACTGCAGACCGGTGGAAAACTGATAAGCCAG CCATGGGTGGGTTTGGCATCGATTATCTCTCAGCAACATCATCCTCTGAGAGCAGTTGGCATCAGGCCAGCACTCCAAGTGGCTCCTGGACAGGCCATGGCCCATCCATGGAGGATTCCTCTGCTGTCCTCATGGAAAGCCTAAAG TCTATCTGGTCCAGTTCCATGATGCATCCTGGACCTTCCGCTTTGGAGCAGCTGTTAATGCAGCAGAAGCAGAAACAGCAGCGGGGCCAAGGCGCCATGAACCCTCCACACTGA
- the SMG7 gene encoding protein SMG7 isoform X5, translated as MSLQSAQYLRQAEVLKADMTDSKLGPAEVWTSRQALQDLYQKMLVTDLEYALDKKVEQDLWNHAFKNQITTLQGQAKNRANPNRSEVQANLSLFLEAASGFYTQLLQELCTVFNVDLPCRVKSSQLGIISNKQTHTSAIVKPQSSSCSYICQHCLVHLGDIARYRNQTSQAESYYRHAAQLVPSNGQPYNQLAILASSKGDHLTTIFYYCRSIAVKFPFPAASTNLQKALSKALESRDEVKTKWGVSDFIKAFIKFHGHVYLSKSLEKLSPLREKLEEQFKRLLFQKAFNSQQLVHVTVINLFQLHHLRDFSNETEQHSYSQDEQLCWTQLLALFMSFLGILCKCPLQNKSQEESYNAYPLPAVKVSMDWLRLRPRVFQEAVVDERQYIWPWLISLLNSFHPHEEDLSSTNATPLPEEFELQGFLALRPSFRNLDFSKGHQGITGDKEGQQRQIRQQRLISIGKWIADNQPRLIQCENEVGKLLFITEIPELILEDPSEAKENLILQDTTIIESLAADGNPGLKSVLSTGRNLSNNCDPGEKPVVTFKENMKPREVSRDQGRSFPPKEVKSQTELRKTPVSEARKTPVTQTPSQASNSQFIPIHHPGAFPPLPSRPGFPPPTYVIPPPVAFSMGSGYTFPAGVSVPGTFLQPTAHSPPGNQVQAGKQSHIPYSQQRPSGPGPVTQGPQQPQPPSQQPLPPLPAPPAAQTAGQLQVQALAQQQQSPTKAVPALGKSPPHHSGFQQYQQADASKQLWNPPQVQGPLGKIMPVKQPYYLQTQDPIKLFEPSLQPPVRQQQPLEKTMKPFPMEPYNHNPSEVKIPEFYWDSSYSAADNRAVMAQQASVDRRGKRSPGVFRPEQDPVPRMPFEDPKGSPLLPPDLLKSLAALEEEEELIFSNPPDLYPALLGPLASLPGRSLFKSLLEKPSELMSHSSSFLSLTGFSLNQERYPNNSVFNEVYGKNLTTSSKAELNPSVAPQETSLYSLFEGTPWSPSLPASSDHSTPASQSPHSSNPSSLPSSPPTHNHNSVPFSNFGPIGTPDNRDRRTADRWKTDKPAMGGFGIDYLSATSSSESSWHQASTPSGSWTGHGPSMEDSSAVLMESLKSIWSSSMMHPGPSALEQLLMQQKQKQQRGQGAMNPPH; from the exons CTGGAATCATGCCTTTAAGAATCAGATCACAACACTACAAGGCCAGGCAAAGAATCGAGCAAACCCGAATCGGAGTGAAGTTCAGGcaaacctttctctgttcctaGAGGCAGCTAGTGGCTTCTATACTCAG TTATTACAAGAACTGTGTACAGTGTTTAATGTAGATTTACCATGCCGTGTGAAGTCTTCCCAGTTGGGAATTATCAGCAATAAACAGACGCATACCAGCGCCATAGTGAAGCCACAGTCTAGCTCCTGTTCCTATATCTGCCAGCACTGCCTCGTTCACCTTGGAGACATTG cTCGATACAGAAACCAGACCAGCCAGGCAGAGTCCTACTATAGGCATGCGGCTCAGCTTGTCCCCTCTAATG GTCAGCCTTACAATCAGTTGGCTATCTTAGCTTCTTCCAAAGGAGACCATCTGACTACAATTTTCTACTACTGCAGAAGCATTGCTGTGAAATTCCCTTTCCCAGCTGCCTCTACTAATCTACAAAAAGCACTTTCTAAAGCACTGGAAAG ccGGGATGAGGTGAAAACCAAATGGGGTGTTTCTGACTTCATCAAGGCCTTTATTAAATTCCACGGTCATGTGTACCTGAGTAAGAGCTTGGAAAAGTTGAGCCCTCTTCGAGAGAAGTTGGAAGAACAGTTTAag AGGCTGCTATTCCAGAAAGCTTTCAACTCTCAGCAGTTAGTTCACGTCACTGTCATTAACCTGTTTCAACTTCATCATCTTCGTGACTTTAGCAACGAAACGGAGCAGCATAGTTATAGCCAAGATGAGCAGCTGTGTTGGACACAGTTGCTGGCCCTCTTTA tgtCTTTTCTTGGCATCCTGTGCAAGTGTCCTCTCCAGAACAAGTCTCAGGAGGAATCCTACAATGCCTATCCCCTACCTGCCGTCAAGGTGTCCATGGACTGGCTGAGACTCAGACCCAGGGTGTTTCAGGAAGCAGTGGTGGATGAAAGACAGTA CATTTGGCCGTGGCTAATTTCTCTTCTGAACAGTTTCCATCCCCATGAAGAAGATCTTTCAAGTACTAATG CAACACCACTTCCAGAGGAGTTTGAGTTACAAGGATTCTTGGCTTTGAGACCTTCTTTCAG GAACTTGGATTTTTCCAAAGGTCACCAGGGTATTACAGGAGACAAAGAGGGTCAGCAACGACAAATACGACAGCAGCGTTTGATCTCTATAGGCAAATGGATTGCAGATAATCAGCCAAG gcTGATTCAGTGTGAAAATGAGGTAGGGAAATTGTTGTTTATCACAGAAATCCCAGAGTTAATACTGGAAGACCCCAGTGAAGCCAAAGAGAACCTCATTCTGCAAGACACAACCATCATAGAGTCCCTGGCAGCTGACGGGAACCCAGGACTGAAATCAGTGCTATCTACAGGCCGGAATCTAAGCAACAACTGCGACCCAGGAGAGAAACCAGTGGTCACCTTCAAAGAGAACATGAAGCCACGAGAAGTGAGCAGAGACCAAGGAAGAAGTTTTCCTCCCAAAGAG GTAAAATCTCAGACAGAGTTAAGAAAGACTCCAGTGTCTGAAGCCAGGAAAACACCTGTAACTCAAACCCCAAGTCAAGCAAGTAACTCCCAGTTCATCCCCATTCATCACCCTGGAgccttccctcctcttcccagcCGGCCAG GGTTCCCGCCCCCAACATATGTTATCCCCCCTCCTGTGGCATTTTCTATGGGCTCAGGTTACACCTTCCCAGCTGGTGTTTCTGTCCCAGGAACCTTTCTTCAGCCTACAGCTCACTCTCCACCAGGAAACCAGGTGCAAGCTGGGAAACAGTCCCACATTCCTTACAGCCAGCAACGGCCCTCCGGACCAGGGCCAGTGACCCAGGGACCTCAGCAGCCTCAGCCACCTTCCCAGcagcccctcccacctctgccAGCTCCGCCAGCAGCACAGACTGCAGGCCAGCTGCAGGTTCAAGCTCTAGCTCAGCAGCAACAGTCCCCTACAAAAGCTGTGCCGGCTTTGGGGAAAAGTCCTCCTCACCACTCTGGATTCCAGCAG TATCAACAGGCAGATGCCTCCAAACAGCTGTGGAATCCCCCTCAGGTTCAAGGCCCATTAGGGAAAATCATGCCTGTGAAACAGCCCTACTACCTTCAAACCCAAGACCCCATAAAACTGTTTGAGCCGTCGTTGCAACCTCCTGTAAGGCAGCAGCAGCCTCTAGAGAAAACAATGAAGCCTTTCCCCATGGAGCCATATAACCATAACCCCTCAGAAGTCAAGATCCCGGAGTTCTACTGGGATTCTTCCTACAGCGCTGCTGATAACAGAGCTGTGATGGCACAGCAAGCCAGTGTGGACCGCAGGGGCAAACGGTCCCCGGGAGTCTTCCGTCCAGAGCAGGACCCTGTGCCCAGGATGCCATTTGAG GACCCCAAAGGCTCCCCTCTGCTTCCTCCGGACCTGTTAAAGAGTCTGGCTGCcttggaggaagaggaagagctgATTTTTTCTAACCCTCCTGATCTTTACCCAGCTCTGCTGGGGCCTCTCGCCTCTCTTCCTGGACGAAGCCTCTTT AAATCCTTACTGGAGAAGCCCTCAGAGCTCATGTCACATTCATcctctttcctgtccctcaccggATTCTCCCTCAATCAG GAGCGATACCCAAATAACAGTGTGTTCAATGAGGTATACGGGAAGAACCTGACAACCAGCTCCAAAGCAGAACTTAATCCCTCAGTGGCTCCCCAGGAAACCTCACTGTACTCGCTTTTTGAAGGGACTCCATGGTCTCCATCTCTTCCTGCCAGTTCAG ATCATTCAACACCAGCCAGCCAATCTCCTCATTCCTCCAACCCaagcagcctgccaagctcccctcCAACACACAACCACAATTCTGTCCCATTCTCCAATTTTGGACCCATTGGGACTCCAGATAACAGGGATAGGAGAACTGCAGACCGGTGGAAAACTGATAAGCCAG CCATGGGTGGGTTTGGCATCGATTATCTCTCAGCAACATCATCCTCTGAGAGCAGTTGGCATCAGGCCAGCACTCCAAGTGGCTCCTGGACAGGCCATGGCCCATCCATGGAGGATTCCTCTGCTGTCCTCATGGAAAGCCTAAAG TCTATCTGGTCCAGTTCCATGATGCATCCTGGACCTTCCGCTTTGGAGCAGCTGTTAATGCAGCAGAAGCAGAAACAGCAGCGGGGCCAAGGCGCCATGAACCCTCCACACTGA